The Natator depressus isolate rNatDep1 chromosome 11, rNatDep2.hap1, whole genome shotgun sequence genome includes a window with the following:
- the FIGN gene encoding fidgetin isoform X2, translating into MQWTPEHAQWPEQHFDITSTTRSPAHKVEAYRGHLQRTYQYAWANDDISALTASNLLKKYAEKYSGILEGPADRPILSNYSEAPTALVNGRKNENEPWQPSLNSESVYPMNCVPDVITASKAGVSAALPPADVSASIGSSPGVASNLTEPSYSSSTCGSHTVPSLHSGLPSQEYATGYNGSYLHTSYSGQPTPALPSPHPSPLHSSGLLQPPPPPPPALVPGYNGTSNLSSYSYPSASYPPQTAVGPGYSPGGAPPPSAYLPSGIPAPTPLPPTTVPGYTYQSHGLTPIAPSALTNSSASSLKRKAFYMAGQGEMDSSYGNYSYGQQRSTQSPMYRMPDNSISNANRGNGFDRSAETSSLAFKPTKQLMSSEQQRKFSSQSSRALTPPSYSTAKNSLGSRTSESFGKYTSPVMNDHGDEHRQLLPHPMQGPGLRAATSSNHSVDEQLKNADTHLIDLVTNEIINQGPPVDWNDIAGLDLVKAVIKEEVLWPVLRSDAFNGLTALPRSILLFGPRGTGKTLMGRCIASQLGATFFKIAGSGLVTKWLGEGEKIVHASFLVARCRQPSVIFVSDIDMLLSSQVSEEHSPVSRMRTEFLMQLDTVLTSAEDQIVVICSTSKPEEIDESLRRYFMKRLLIPLPDSTARHQIIVQLLSQHNYCLNDKEVALLVQRTEGFSGLDVAHLCQEAVVGPLHAMPATDLSAIIPSQLRPVTYQDFENAFCKIQPSISQKELDTYVEWNKMFGCSQ; encoded by the coding sequence ATGCAGTGGACGCCGGAGCATGCACAGTGGCCAGAACAGCACTTTGATATCACTTCGACTACCCGGTCTCCTGCTCACAAGGTGGAAGCATACCGTGGACACCTGCAGCGCACCTATCAATATGCCTGGGCCAATGATGACATCTCTGCTCTGACTGCCTCAAATCTAttgaaaaaatatgcagaaaagTATTCTGGTATTTTAGAAGGCCCAGCCGACCGACCCATCCTTAGTAACTATTCCGAAGCTCCGACAGCACTGGTGAATGGTCGGAAGAATGAAAATGAACCCTGGCAGCCTTCTTTGAACTCAGAGAGTGTTTATCCTATGAACTGTGTCCCGGACGTTATTACTGCCAGCAAAGCTGGAGTAAGTGCAGCCCTCCCTCCAGCAGATGTCTCTGCTAGTATAGGGAGCTCACCTGGGGTGGCCAGTAACCTGACAGAACCTAGTTATTCTAGTAGTACCTGCGGAAGTCATACAGTACCTAGTCTTCATTCAGGGCTCCCATCTCAGGAATATGCCACAGGATACAATGGATCTTATTTACATACTAGTTACAGTGGCCAGCCAACACCTGCACTTCCATCACCTCATCCATCCCCTTTGCATAGCTCTGGCCTCTTACAGCCACCACCACCGCCACCACCAGCCCTAGTCCCAGGGTACAATGGGACTTCTAACCTCTCCAGTTACAGCTACCCATCTGCTAGTTATCCTCCTCAAACTGCTGTTGGGCCTGGGTACAGCCCTGGTGGTGCCCCACCTCCCTCAGCATACCTGCCTTCAGGAATTCCTGCTCCTACTCCTCTCCCCCCTACCACTGTACCTGGCTACACCTACCAGAGTCACGGTTTGACGCCCATTGCACCATCAGCTCTGACAAACAGTTCCGCAAGTTCTCTCAAAAGGAAAGCTTTCTATATGGCAGGGCAAGGAGAAATGGACTCCAGTTATGGAAATTACAGCTATGGCCAACAGAGATCTACACAGAGTCCCATGTACAGAATGCCCGACAACAGCATTTCAAATGCAAACAGGGGGAATGGCTTTGACAGAAGTGCTGAAACATCATCCTTAGCATTTAAGCCAACAAAGCAGCTAATGTCCTCTGAGCAGCAAAGGAAATTCAGTAGCCAGTCCAGCAGGGCTCTGACACCCCCTTCCTATAGTACTGCTAAAAATTCATTGGGATCAAGAACAAGTGAATCTTTTGGGAAGTATACCTCCCCAGTAATGAACGACCATGGGGATGAGCACAGGCAGCTCCTCCCTCACCCAATGCAAGGCCCGGGACTTCGTGCAGCTACCTCATCCAACCACTCTGTGGACGAGCAACTGAAGAATGCTGACACACACCTCATTGACCTTGTAACCAATGAGATTATCAACCAAGGACCTCCTGTGGACTGGAATGACATTGCTGGCCTAGATTTGGTAAAGGCTGTCATTAAAGAGGAGGTTTTATGGCCGGTGTTGAGGTCAGATGCATTCAATGGACTGACTGCTCTACCTCGGAGCATTCTTTTATTTGGACCTCGGGGAACAGGCAAAACATTAATGGGTAGATGTATAGCTAGTCAGCTAGGGGCCACGTTTTTCAAAATCGCTGGCTCTGGGCTTGTCACAAAGTGGTtaggggaaggagaaaaaattGTTCACGCTTCCTTCCTCGTGGCAAGATGTCGCCAGCCCTCAGTGATTTTTGTTAGTGACATTGATATGCTTCTTTCATCTCAAGTGAGTGAAGAACACAGTCCAGTAAGTCGGATGAGAACCGAGTTCCTTATGCAGCTGGACACTGTTCTAACTTCTGCTGAGGACCAAATAGTAGTAATTTGCTCCACAAGTAAACCAGAAGAAATAGATGAATCTCTTCGAAGGTACTTCATGAAACGACTTTTAATCCCACTTCCTGACAGCACAGCGCGGCACCAGATAATAGTACAACTGCTCTCACAGCACAATTACTGTCTCAATGACAAGGAGGTTGCACTGCTTGTCCAGCGCACAGAAGGCTTTTCTGGACTGGACGTGGCTCATTTGTGTCAGGAAGCAGTGGTAGGCCCACTCCATGCCATGCCAGCCACAGACCTTTCAGCCATTATACCCAGCCAGCTGAGGCCAGTTACATATCAAGACTTTGAAAATGCATTCTGCAAGATACAGCCTAGCATATCTCAAAAAGAGCTTGATACATATGTTGAATGGAACAAAATGTTTGGTTGCAGTCAGTga
- the FIGN gene encoding fidgetin isoform X1 — protein MISSTSVYGLKMQWTPEHAQWPEQHFDITSTTRSPAHKVEAYRGHLQRTYQYAWANDDISALTASNLLKKYAEKYSGILEGPADRPILSNYSEAPTALVNGRKNENEPWQPSLNSESVYPMNCVPDVITASKAGVSAALPPADVSASIGSSPGVASNLTEPSYSSSTCGSHTVPSLHSGLPSQEYATGYNGSYLHTSYSGQPTPALPSPHPSPLHSSGLLQPPPPPPPALVPGYNGTSNLSSYSYPSASYPPQTAVGPGYSPGGAPPPSAYLPSGIPAPTPLPPTTVPGYTYQSHGLTPIAPSALTNSSASSLKRKAFYMAGQGEMDSSYGNYSYGQQRSTQSPMYRMPDNSISNANRGNGFDRSAETSSLAFKPTKQLMSSEQQRKFSSQSSRALTPPSYSTAKNSLGSRTSESFGKYTSPVMNDHGDEHRQLLPHPMQGPGLRAATSSNHSVDEQLKNADTHLIDLVTNEIINQGPPVDWNDIAGLDLVKAVIKEEVLWPVLRSDAFNGLTALPRSILLFGPRGTGKTLMGRCIASQLGATFFKIAGSGLVTKWLGEGEKIVHASFLVARCRQPSVIFVSDIDMLLSSQVSEEHSPVSRMRTEFLMQLDTVLTSAEDQIVVICSTSKPEEIDESLRRYFMKRLLIPLPDSTARHQIIVQLLSQHNYCLNDKEVALLVQRTEGFSGLDVAHLCQEAVVGPLHAMPATDLSAIIPSQLRPVTYQDFENAFCKIQPSISQKELDTYVEWNKMFGCSQ, from the coding sequence GCTTGAAGATGCAGTGGACGCCGGAGCATGCACAGTGGCCAGAACAGCACTTTGATATCACTTCGACTACCCGGTCTCCTGCTCACAAGGTGGAAGCATACCGTGGACACCTGCAGCGCACCTATCAATATGCCTGGGCCAATGATGACATCTCTGCTCTGACTGCCTCAAATCTAttgaaaaaatatgcagaaaagTATTCTGGTATTTTAGAAGGCCCAGCCGACCGACCCATCCTTAGTAACTATTCCGAAGCTCCGACAGCACTGGTGAATGGTCGGAAGAATGAAAATGAACCCTGGCAGCCTTCTTTGAACTCAGAGAGTGTTTATCCTATGAACTGTGTCCCGGACGTTATTACTGCCAGCAAAGCTGGAGTAAGTGCAGCCCTCCCTCCAGCAGATGTCTCTGCTAGTATAGGGAGCTCACCTGGGGTGGCCAGTAACCTGACAGAACCTAGTTATTCTAGTAGTACCTGCGGAAGTCATACAGTACCTAGTCTTCATTCAGGGCTCCCATCTCAGGAATATGCCACAGGATACAATGGATCTTATTTACATACTAGTTACAGTGGCCAGCCAACACCTGCACTTCCATCACCTCATCCATCCCCTTTGCATAGCTCTGGCCTCTTACAGCCACCACCACCGCCACCACCAGCCCTAGTCCCAGGGTACAATGGGACTTCTAACCTCTCCAGTTACAGCTACCCATCTGCTAGTTATCCTCCTCAAACTGCTGTTGGGCCTGGGTACAGCCCTGGTGGTGCCCCACCTCCCTCAGCATACCTGCCTTCAGGAATTCCTGCTCCTACTCCTCTCCCCCCTACCACTGTACCTGGCTACACCTACCAGAGTCACGGTTTGACGCCCATTGCACCATCAGCTCTGACAAACAGTTCCGCAAGTTCTCTCAAAAGGAAAGCTTTCTATATGGCAGGGCAAGGAGAAATGGACTCCAGTTATGGAAATTACAGCTATGGCCAACAGAGATCTACACAGAGTCCCATGTACAGAATGCCCGACAACAGCATTTCAAATGCAAACAGGGGGAATGGCTTTGACAGAAGTGCTGAAACATCATCCTTAGCATTTAAGCCAACAAAGCAGCTAATGTCCTCTGAGCAGCAAAGGAAATTCAGTAGCCAGTCCAGCAGGGCTCTGACACCCCCTTCCTATAGTACTGCTAAAAATTCATTGGGATCAAGAACAAGTGAATCTTTTGGGAAGTATACCTCCCCAGTAATGAACGACCATGGGGATGAGCACAGGCAGCTCCTCCCTCACCCAATGCAAGGCCCGGGACTTCGTGCAGCTACCTCATCCAACCACTCTGTGGACGAGCAACTGAAGAATGCTGACACACACCTCATTGACCTTGTAACCAATGAGATTATCAACCAAGGACCTCCTGTGGACTGGAATGACATTGCTGGCCTAGATTTGGTAAAGGCTGTCATTAAAGAGGAGGTTTTATGGCCGGTGTTGAGGTCAGATGCATTCAATGGACTGACTGCTCTACCTCGGAGCATTCTTTTATTTGGACCTCGGGGAACAGGCAAAACATTAATGGGTAGATGTATAGCTAGTCAGCTAGGGGCCACGTTTTTCAAAATCGCTGGCTCTGGGCTTGTCACAAAGTGGTtaggggaaggagaaaaaattGTTCACGCTTCCTTCCTCGTGGCAAGATGTCGCCAGCCCTCAGTGATTTTTGTTAGTGACATTGATATGCTTCTTTCATCTCAAGTGAGTGAAGAACACAGTCCAGTAAGTCGGATGAGAACCGAGTTCCTTATGCAGCTGGACACTGTTCTAACTTCTGCTGAGGACCAAATAGTAGTAATTTGCTCCACAAGTAAACCAGAAGAAATAGATGAATCTCTTCGAAGGTACTTCATGAAACGACTTTTAATCCCACTTCCTGACAGCACAGCGCGGCACCAGATAATAGTACAACTGCTCTCACAGCACAATTACTGTCTCAATGACAAGGAGGTTGCACTGCTTGTCCAGCGCACAGAAGGCTTTTCTGGACTGGACGTGGCTCATTTGTGTCAGGAAGCAGTGGTAGGCCCACTCCATGCCATGCCAGCCACAGACCTTTCAGCCATTATACCCAGCCAGCTGAGGCCAGTTACATATCAAGACTTTGAAAATGCATTCTGCAAGATACAGCCTAGCATATCTCAAAAAGAGCTTGATACATATGTTGAATGGAACAAAATGTTTGGTTGCAGTCAGTga